The Bactrocera tryoni isolate S06 unplaced genomic scaffold, CSIRO_BtryS06_freeze2 scaffold_517, whole genome shotgun sequence genome has a segment encoding these proteins:
- the LOC120781226 gene encoding uncharacterized protein LOC120781226 yields MNVDAFQQSLNQSLQALALKLELFVGVAVQTVVSIQQEFSETTSNWRSPIEFSALQLTLLKVLLVLLLGTAGLIAYSWRVYGKVITEKFVRPSTLKEIEELKLSVAKLKLPKEHSPRI; encoded by the exons ATGAATGTCGATGCTTTTCAGCAGTCGCTAAATCAATCGCTGCAAGCCCTTGCATTAAAGTTAGAActatttgtgggcgtggcggtgCAGACAGTAGTTTCAATACAGCAAGAATTCTCTGAAACAACTAGCAATTGGCGTAGTCCTATTGAGTTTTCAGCGCTGCAGCTAACTCTGCTAAAAGTGCTGCTGGTTTTGTTACTAGGTACTGCGGGACTCATCGCGTATTCGTGGCGTGTTTACGGAAAAGTAAtaactgaaaaatttgttcggccta GCACTCTCAAGGAAATTGAGGAGCTCAAGTTATCCGTCGCCAAATTAAAATTGCCTAAAGAGCATTCACCTAGAATATAA
- the LOC120781220 gene encoding putative uncharacterized protein DDB_G0286901: MMDEQLIDEVAQHGVIFNRQKYYLNGSNGPGGVGGKYETKDEAWQTIAIKLRTDVETCKKRWKYLRERYVSQRKQGDPPVYEHLSRPYLEKMKFLDQHIQPRKSYRNVPNFLTSPHSVNSSNYSEFNMDSKSNGSMKNIGHFGNSAASQHHYHQSDPQHTMNVLTSSTVASSTPENGNGHVKIEADQMFRDFAAAVASQQLQQISQTHLHHHQAAAVAAAMADSSQNYNEHFREGNHLNGNGVAHNGNSSGIGISSSSSSMKSPLSSPLDGINGNLSGGNPSTNGAQQATAQPSSSNQISTHAYNDSNNDELDSSTGSSYHTKKPRVHLNSNVASMTHNNNHSQQQHLSAHDTSNSTNAQYVGDTDDESDDNSSSMLQSQAIINDNQINHYDSSASTSSAAAMQRNPNSSNNNQQQGMFPANADFLFQLYQQLPHQQQTVTSAQQHQHQHINKFQTPQNPVPARSSEHLLGELVTTELLKMTKDRRKHVQKRILEILFFDD, from the exons ATGATGGATGAACAGTTAATTGATGAAGTCGCTCAACATGGTGTTATTTTCAATCGTCAAAAATATTACCTTAATGGCAGTAATGGCCCAGGCGGTGTGGGGGGGAAGTATGAAACTAAAGACGAAGCTTGGCAAACAATTGCAATAAAGTTGAGGACAGATG ttGAAACTTGTAAGAAACGATGGAAGTATTTACGGGAACGCTATGTTTCACAACGAAAACAGGGAGATCCTCCGGTATATGAGCACCTCTCTCGTCCATATCTcgaaaaaatgaaatttctcGATCAGCACATACAGCCTCGAAAATCCTACagaaatgtgccaaattttCTTACATCACCGCACTCGGTAAACAGTTCCAATTATAGTGAGTTCAATATGGATTCTAAATCAAATGGATCTATGAAAAATATAGGTCACTTCGGAAACTCTGCAGCCTCTCAACATCATTACCACCAATCAGATCCGCAACATACTATGAATGTACTGACTTCGTCAACGGTAGCTTCTTCAACACCAGAAAACGGAAATGGACATGTCAAAATAGAAGCTGATCAAATGTTTCGGGATTTTGCTGCAGCAGTAGCCTCACAACAGTTGCAACAAATTTCACAAACACATCTGCATCATCATCAAGCAGCCGCTGTAGCTGCCGCTATGGCCGACTCCTCGCAAAATTATAATGAACATTTTCGTGAAGGAAATCATTTGAACGGAAATGGTGTAGCTCATAATGGTAATAGCAGCGGTATTGGTATTTCGTCATCATCCTCGTCAATGAAATCACCTTTATCTTCTCCATTAGACGGTATAAACGGAAATCTTAGTGGAGGGA ATCCTTCCACGAATGGCGCACAACAGGCAACAGCACAGCCTTCGTCCTCCAATCAGATATCGACACACGCATATAATGATTCCAATAACGATGAGCTGGACTCATCAACAGGTAGCAGTTATCATACAAAAAAGCCGCGTGTACATCTAAATTCCAATGTTGCTAGTATGACTCATAACAACAATCattcgcaacaacaacacctcAGTGCACATGATACATCCAATTCGACAAACGCACAATATGTTGGAGATACGGACGATGAATCAGATGACAATAGTAGTAGTATGCTGCAATCGCAGGCTATAATAAATGATAACCAGATTAATCACTATGATAGTTCAGCTTCAACATCCTCTGCAGCGGCAATGCAACGTAATCCGAATTCTTCAAATAATAATCAGCAACAGGGAATGTTTCCGGCGAACGCTGACTTCCTTTTTCAGCTTTATCAGCAATTGCCTCATCAACAGCAAACAGTAACATCGGCCCAGCAGCACCAGCACCAGCATATAAATAAGTTTCAAACACCACAAAATCCAGTTCCCGCGCGCAGTTCAGAGCACCTACTTGGTGAATTAGTGACAACAGAGCTATTAAAAATGACAAAAGATCGACGTAAACATGTTCAGAAGCGTATACTTGAAATCCTATTTTTTGATGATTGA
- the LOC120781225 gene encoding farnesyl pyrophosphate synthase-like, which produces MFSIIRKILPIRTSTTAGIVGKCGNNIEKNEIRFPFRLFSQYRCMFGVGAGGTPLRFNLNETQYFVILKRASSSLGNHIVSKSNHFSTQHEIREYMTVYPDIVNDLIEILERYQCNDLVESFRKTLEYNLQLSNGKHGIIPVLTYKSMVQEPELTSEKIKLAQILGWCIEIAHVLAFITDDVVDNSTTRRGKVCWYKLDGVGLNVIHDSILLENSIFELLRKHSSHLDCYVDLFELFFECIFKCICGQSTDVIVSTRHVNSFDMDTLNSVVRNKAASNFFYLPVAAGLLLAGVKDPKIFEECQKITFELGYYAQVQNDFLDSFGNPDFTGKIGTDIESNKCSWLAVKCMELADSEQRAIMEECYGQKDPEKINRVRKLYEEVGLPTLCAQFEIKICNRIKMQIDQTPVQMLREMFLECLNYVSNRGIK; this is translated from the exons ATGTTTTCTATAATTCGTAAAATTTTGCCGATACGTACGAGTACAACTGCTGGCATAGTTGGAAAATGCGGtaataatatcgaaaaaaacgaaATCCGATTTCCATTTCGTCTATTCTCACAATACCGTTGCATGTTCGGAGTTGGTGCTGGTGGTACTCCATTAAgatttaatttgaatgaaacCCAGTATTTCGTAATATTAAAACG GGCATCATCATCATTGGGGAATCACATTGTATCAAAGTCAAATCACTTTTCGACACAACATGAGATCCGTGAATATATGACAGTTTATCCAG acaTTGTTAATGACCTTATTGAGATATTGGAAAGATACCAATGCAACGATTTGGTGGAAAGCTTCAGAAAG ACTCTGGAGTACAATTTACAACTTTCAAACGGGAAGCATGGTATAATCCCCGTATTGACATATAAGAGTATGGTACAAGAACCGGAACTCAcatcagaaaaaattaaactagcACAAATACTTGGCTGGTGCATTGAAATA GCCCATGTTTTAGCCTTCATTACCGATGATGTAGTGGACAACAGCACCACGCGTCGTGGGAAAGTGTGTTGGTACAAATTGGATGGAGTGGGTTTGAATGTCATACACGATTCTATATTGCTTGAGAATTCCATCTTCGAACTTCTCAGAAAGCATTCTAGCCATTTGGATTGTTATGTTGATTTGTTCGAGTTATTTTTTGAATgcattttcaaatgtatttgCGGTCAGTCAACGGACGTGATTGTTAGTACAAGGCACGTGAACTCGTTCGATATGGACACATTGAATTCAGTTGTGAGGAATAAAGCCGCcagcaactttttttatttaccagTAGCGGCTGGTTTGCTTTTGGCGGG CGTCAAGGACCCAAAGATATTTGAAGAatgtcaaaaaattacatttgagtTAGGATATTACGCTCAAgttcaaaatgattttcttgaTTCATTTGGAAATCCGGATTTCACTGGTAAAATCGGCACAGATATTGAATCCAACAAGTGTTCTTGGCTGGCGGTGAAGTGCATGGAATTAGCGGATTCAGAACAAAGGGCTATTATGGAGGAGTGCTACGGACAGAAAG ATCCGGAAAAAATTAATCGTGTTCGAAAGCTCTACGAGGAGGTTGGACTGCCCACCTTGTGTGCCCagttcgaaataaaaatatgcaatagaATCAAAATGCAAATTGATCAAACGCCGGTTCAGATGTTACGTGAAATGTTTTTAGAATGTCTTAATTATGTCTCCAATAGAggaattaagtaa
- the LOC120781250 gene encoding uncharacterized protein LOC120781250, with protein sequence MMSRTLKCLQLQFNVSTILGSSANKITSSARKLSNLHRSQKPHQQLLVKFLRPLSIQTHAPDTKYVSASGDGAPDFMALFPDIVRELTDEIRSLKADEAASWNEKALEYNAIGGKKSRAFLAISTYKNLVKPEELTPENLQLLHYLAWCIEMLQCFFLITDDIVDDSITRRGQLCWHKKNDVGIIAVNDAMMIENGIYALLRKHFRHLDCYVDLLELFHKITFITTSGQSMDNIYANKKVTDFNIDKYNVISDTKTGYYSFYFPVAVAFHLAGVKNKAVFEESKTILLEMSHLFQVQDDFIDCFGDSDISGKIGTDIQDNKASWLAVMCMQKASPAQREIMEECYGQKDAEKVARVKELYKELDLINHYHVYEERKYNDIKMKIQQASNGVPKDAFLSLLNKFYKRQVSTITTNRTVFPSTSHRYASNHSGTKVTKPSPTREAPLNYIGNKISRSPALEQNFGLISRRLMSKDEIRDFDAVLPDVVRGLGSIAERYNSKEAGQRFRKCLQYNLSLTNYKNGLIPILTYKSAAKDEQINAEHLRLAHMLGWCFEMMLWFILMTDDILDKSTRRRGQLCWHKLEEVGLSAINDAILIENGIYELLKKHFRHLDCYVDLLELFHQNTFKCLCGQSLDLLLTKRNVTTFNMETYDSLVLNKTSCHFFYLPVFAGLHLAGVKDKHVFDESQSILFDLGHYSQVQNDFHDCFGEYEFTGKIGTDIETNKCSWLAVKCMELANPQQKSIMADCYGHNDPQKIARVKQVYEELDMLNIYAKYEEETCNRILTNIQNTSDAVPREILTEILCQIYDKEIK encoded by the exons atgatGTCACGTACACTTAAATGCCTGCAACTACAATTCAATGTTAGTACAATTTTAGGATCTAGTGCAAACAAAATTACAAGTAGTGCGAGAAAGCTATCCAATCTTCATCGGTCGCAGAAGCCCCATCAACAATTGTTGGTAAAATTCCTACG CCCGCTTTCAATTCAAACGCATGCGCCTGATACGAAATATGTAAGTGCGTCAGGCGATGGGGCTCCTGACTTCATGGCATTATTTCCAG aTATTGTACGTGAACTCACCGACGAAATAAGGAGCTTAAAAGCAGACGAGGCCGCAAGCTGGAACGAAAAG GCCTTGGAGTACAATGCAATAGGCGGGAAAAAGAGTCGTGCTTTTCTTGCTATTTCAACCTACAAAAATCTAGTCAAACCCGAAGAGCTCACGCCAGAAAATCTTCAATTATTACACTATCTGGCATGGTGCATTGAAATG TTACAATGTTTCTTCCTCATAACTGATGACATTGTGGACGACAGCATTACACGTCGTGGTCAATTGTGCTGGCACAAAAAGAATGATGTTGGCATTATAGCTGTCAACGATGCTATGATGATTGAAAATGGAATATACGCACTGCTGCGTAAACATTTTCGCCATTTGGATTGTTACGTTGATTTACTTGAactatttcataaaataacttttattacaACCTCGGGACAATCAATGgataatatttatgcaaataaaaaagtaaccgATTTTAATATAGACAAATACAATGTAATTAGTGATACAAAAACTGGCTACTATTCTTTCTATTTTCCGGTAGCAGTGGCTTTCCATTTGGCAGG tgtAAAGAACAAAGCGGTATTTGAGGAATCAAAAACTATTCTTTTAGAAATGAGTCATTTATTTCAAGTACAAGACGATTTCATCGATTGTTTTGGTGATTCTGATATAAGTGGCAAAATCGGCACAGATATACAGGACAACAAAGCTTCTTGGTTGGCTGTAATGTGTATGCAGAAAGCTAGTCCCGCACAAAGAGAGATAATGGAGGAATGCTATGGACAAAAAG ATGCTGAAAAAGTCGCGCGTGTTAAAGAACTTTACAAAGAATTGGATCTTATCAACCACTACCATGTGTATGAAGAGAGAAAATACAacgatattaaaatgaaaattcaacAAGCGTCCAATGGTGTACCCAAAGATGCCTTTTTATCTTTATTAAACAAATTCTATAAACGACAAGTCT caacaataacaacaaatcgtACTGTTTTTCCTTCCACGTCACATCGCTATGCATCAAATCACTCCGGAACTAAAGTTACTAAACCATCACCTACTCGAGAGGCGCCCCTAAACTACATCGGAAATAAAATAAG CCGATCACCAGCATTGGAACAAAATTTTGGATTAATTTCTAGACGATTGATGTCAAAAGATGAAATACGTGATTTCGATGCCGTATTGCCAG atGTTGTGCGCGGCCTTGGCTCTATAGCTGAACGATACAACAGCAAAGAAGCGGGGCAACGGTTCAGGAAG tgTCTGCAGTATAATTTATCacttacaaattacaaaaatggCCTAATCCCCATTTTGACATACAAAAGTGCAGCAAAAGACGAGCAAATAAATGCGGAACATTTAAGATTGGCACATATGCTTGGCTGGTGTTTTGAAATG ATGCTGTGGTTCATACTCATGACCGATGACATATTGGACAAAAGCACAAGACGTCGTGGTCAATTGTGTTGGCATAAGTTGGAGGAGGTCGGTCTCTCCGCCATAAATGATGCAATCCTGATAGAGAATGGAATTTATGAGCTTCTCAAGAAACATTTCCGCCACTTAGATTGCTATGTTGATCTTCTCGAATTGTTTCATCAAAACACTTTTAAATGTTTATGTGGGCAATCATTAGATTTGCTTCTCACTAAAAGGAATGTGACTACCTTCAATATGGAGACGTATGATTCGCTAGTGTTGAATAAGACTTCctgtcattttttttatttgcctgtTTTTGCAGGGCTTCATTTGGCAGG AGTTAAAGATAAGCACGTTTTCGATGAATCCCAAAGCATTTTATTTGACTTGGGTCATTATTCGCAagttcaaaatgattttcatgaCTGTTTCGGTGAATATGAATTCACTGGCAAAATCGGCACAGATATTGAAACTAACAAATGCTCCTGGTTGGCGGTGAAATGTATGGAACTGGCAAACCCACAACAAAAGTCTATTATGGCAGACTGTTATGGGCATAATG ATCCTCAGAAGATAGCGCGCGTTAAGCAAGTTTACGAAGAATTGGATATGCTCAAtatttatgccaaatatgaggaAGAGACATGTAACCGCATTCTTACGAATATCCAAAATACATCAGATGCAGTTCCGCGAGAGATTTTGACAGAAATTCTTTGTCAAATTTATGACAAAGAAATTAAGTAA
- the LOC120781221 gene encoding farnesyl pyrophosphate synthase-like isoform X1: MLWFILMTDDILDKSIRRRGQLCWHKLEEVGLSAINDAILIENGIYELLKKHFRHLDCYVDLLELFHQNTFKCLCGQSLDLLLTKRNVTTFNMETYDSLVLNKTSCHFFYLPVFAGLHLAGVKDKHVFDESQSILFDLGHYSQVQNDFHNCFGEYEFTGKIGTDIETNKCSWLAVKCMELANPQQKSIMADCYGHNDPQKIARVKQVYEELDMLNIYAKYEEETCNRILMNIQKTSDAVPRGILTEILCQIYDNDYEIK, translated from the exons ATGCTGTGGTTCATACTCATGACCGATGACATATTGGACAAAAGCATAAGACGTCGTGGTCAATTGTGTTGGCATAAGTTGGAGGAGGTCGGTCTCTCCGCCATAAATGATGCAATCCTGATAGAGAATGGAATTTATGAGCTTCTCAAGAAACATTTCCGCCACTTAGATTGCTATGTTGATCTTCTCGAATTGTTTCATCAAAACACTTTTAAATGTTTATGTGGGCAATCATTAGATTTGCTTCTCACTAAAAGGAATGTGACTACCTTCAATATGGAGACGTATGATTCGCTAGTGTTGAATAAGACTTCctgtcattttttttatttgcctgtTTTTGCAGGGCTTCATTTGGCAGG AGTTAAAGATAAGCACGTTTTCGATGAATCCCAAAGCATTTTATTTGACTTGGGTCATTATTCGCAagttcaaaatgattttcataaCTGTTTCGGTGAATATGAATTCACTGGCAAAATCGGCACAGATATTGAAACTAACAAATGCTCCTGGTTGGCGGTGAAATGTATGGAACTGGCAAACCCACAACAAAAGTCTATTATGGCAGACTGTTATGGGCATAATG ATCCTCAGAAGATAGCGCGCGTTAAGCAAGTTTACGAAGAATTGGATATGCTCAAtatttatgccaaatatgaggaAGAGACATGCAACCGTATTCTTATGAATATCCAAAAAACATCAGATGCAGTTCCGCGAGGGATTTTGACAGAAATTCTTTGTCAAATTTATGACAATGATTATGAAATTAAGTAA
- the LOC120781221 gene encoding uncharacterized protein LOC120781221 isoform X3, whose amino-acid sequence MYYILRKWRQIQPAFVNAVTVESNISNISNNNNKSYCFPSTSHRYASNHSGTKVTKPSPTREAPLNYIGNKISRSPALEQNFGLISRRLMSKDEIRDFDAVLPDVVRGLGSIAERYNSKEAGQRFRKCLQYNLSLTNYKNGLIPVLTYKSVAKDEQINA is encoded by the exons atgtattatattctTCGAAAATGGCGGCAAATACAACCAGCTTTTGTAAACGCAGTCACTGTGGAGAGTAACATTAGCAAcattagcaacaataacaacaaatcgtACTGTTTTCCTTCCACGTCACATCGCTATGCATCAAATCACTCCGGAACTAAAGTTACTAAACCATCACCTACTCGGGAGGCGCCACTAAACTACATCGGAAATAAAATAAG CCGATCACCAGCATTGGAACAAAATTTTGGATTAATTTCTAGACGATTGATGTCAAAAGATGAAATACGAGATTTCGATGCCGTATTGCCAG atGTTGTGCGCGGCCTTGGCTCTATAGCTGAACGATACAACAGCAAAGAAGCGGGGCAACGGTTCAGGAAG tgTCTGCAGTATAATTTATCacttacaaattacaaaaatggCCTAATCCCCGTTTTGACATACAAAAGTGTAGCAAAAGACGAGCAAATAAATGCGTAA
- the LOC120781221 gene encoding farnesyl pyrophosphate synthase-like isoform X2, translating into MYYILRKWRQIQPAFVNAVTVESNISNISNNNNKSYCFPSTSHRYASNHSGTKVTKPSPTREAPLNYIGNKIRVKDKHVFDESQSILFDLGHYSQVQNDFHNCFGEYEFTGKIGTDIETNKCSWLAVKCMELANPQQKSIMADCYGHNDPQKIARVKQVYEELDMLNIYAKYEEETCNRILMNIQKTSDAVPRGILTEILCQIYDNDYEIK; encoded by the exons atgtattatattctTCGAAAATGGCGGCAAATACAACCAGCTTTTGTAAACGCAGTCACTGTGGAGAGTAACATTAGCAAcattagcaacaataacaacaaatcgtACTGTTTTCCTTCCACGTCACATCGCTATGCATCAAATCACTCCGGAACTAAAGTTACTAAACCATCACCTACTCGGGAGGCGCCACTAAACTACATCGGAAATAAAATAAG AGTTAAAGATAAGCACGTTTTCGATGAATCCCAAAGCATTTTATTTGACTTGGGTCATTATTCGCAagttcaaaatgattttcataaCTGTTTCGGTGAATATGAATTCACTGGCAAAATCGGCACAGATATTGAAACTAACAAATGCTCCTGGTTGGCGGTGAAATGTATGGAACTGGCAAACCCACAACAAAAGTCTATTATGGCAGACTGTTATGGGCATAATG ATCCTCAGAAGATAGCGCGCGTTAAGCAAGTTTACGAAGAATTGGATATGCTCAAtatttatgccaaatatgaggaAGAGACATGCAACCGTATTCTTATGAATATCCAAAAAACATCAGATGCAGTTCCGCGAGGGATTTTGACAGAAATTCTTTGTCAAATTTATGACAATGATTATGAAATTAAGTAA
- the LOC120781224 gene encoding UBX domain-containing protein 6: MSKIKKFFSRKKEEAAFKLKLGGGMGQGRTLNAAPSTPNSSNSKSGNVYVPPKRQEMSSEARQAATAALARIEKRETKDFNTSLAAIKAQAKRELEAEQKLRTEELSVSSGPSSTTTKRNMACEGVFFRCPLISDEILSRKEWKIKIKEFLYQQLESERALTACLIICNCNTREKADDCIQTLSKYLENIYNHPEEEKYYKIRMSNKIFSEKVRYVEGALDFLLAAGFREIDIDGEPFLVWSKENVENDYDLPILLDALKNAETIQLDLDRNIIVLMPSQARSAELPDDFYRISPAEIKREQQLRSEAIENSQVLRTKAMREREEQRNLRLYRFALMRVKFPNGIYIQGTFNVYDKIRDIYEFVQSCLIDENLDFNLVTTNGVKFTDEDMEKTLYDLRLIPNIVLLFTIPGATTSLVADTNFLKEEFLMLVQKM; the protein is encoded by the exons ATGTCGAAAATCAAAAAGTTCTTCTCTAGGAAAAAGGAGGAAGCAGCATTTAag TTAAAACTAGGTGGCGGAATGGGACAAGGCCGAACCTTAAACGCTGCACCATCGACTCCGAACAGTTCAAACTCTAAATCCGGGAATGTCTATGTGCCACCCAAACGACAAGAAATGAGTTCGGAGGCACGtcaagcagcaacagcagcactAGCTCGTATAGAGAAGAGAGAGACGAAAGATTTCAATACCTCTCTGGCAGCTATCAAAGCTCAAGCGAAACGGGAGTTGGAAGCCGAACAAAAACTGCGGACAGAAGAGCTGAGCGTTTCTTCGGGGCCGTCAAGCACCACGACAAAAAGGAATATGGCCTGCGAGGGAGTATTTTTTCGATGCCCGTTAATTAGTGACGAAATTTTATCCAGGAAAGagtggaaaattaaaataaaagagtttctATATCAACAATTGGAATCAGAGCGAGCATTGACTGCGTGTTTGATAATATGCAACTGTAACACACGTGAAAAG GCTGATGATTGCATACAAACACTTTCAAAATATCTTGAGAACATATATAACCATCCCGAGGAAGAGAAATACTATAAAATTAGAATGTCCAATAA aatttttagcGAGAAAGTTCGTTATGTAGAGGGAGCTTTGGATTTTCTGCTTGCAGCTGGTTTCCGTGAGATTGATATCGATGGTGAACCATTTCTCGTTTGGTCTAAAGAAAACGTTGAAAATGATTATGATTTGCCAATCTTGCTTGATGCTTTGAAGAATGCTGAAACTATACAACTGGATTTAGACAGAAACATTATAGTTCTAATGCCTTCTCAGGCTCGAAGTGCAGAGTTGCCTGATGATTTCTATCGAATCTCTCCAGCTGAAATCAAACGTGAACAACAGTTACGCAGTGAAGCTATTGAAAACTCGCAAGTATTACGAACAAAGGCAATGCGAGAACGTGAGGAACAACGTAATTTGCGTTTATATCGTTTCGCATTGATGAGAGTTAAATTCCCAAATGGTATTTATATTCAG ggCACCTTTAATGTCTATGATAAAATTAGAGATATATATGAATTTGTGCAATCGTGTCTTATCGACGAAAATTTGGATTTTAATTTAGTTACTACAAATGGTGTTAAATTCACTGATGAAGATATGGAAAAGACTTTATATGACTTGcg ACTCATTCCAAACATTGTGTTGCTGTTTACGATTCCTGGCGCAACCACCTCATTGGTAGCTGATacgaattttttgaaagaagAATTCTTGATGTTGGTGCAAAagatgtaa
- the LOC120781223 gene encoding CWF19-like protein 1 homolog — MDSKIRILIVGDVRGRFRQLFQRVESINKKAGPFEIIFCVGEFFGTVEQNDELIAYKNGNKLVHVPTYILGPCSKETVNFYNDIENCEICVNLTYLGKRGLYTLTSGVKVAYLSGLEKVDGYNPIENEKHIFFDKDDILSICNSCVVSKSSASDYKGVDILLTSQWPYGIHEDHKNASKMISFLCKEIKPRYHFCGLNNKYYEPSPFRIPSDQLTQLELCTRFISLAEVGNVAKEKYIYALSLTPVEKMRVLELIQKTTNETKCPFVGMNFPVFTGDDRQSECKQYFYDMNKGGDDIRKRSGGSSQRPEKRARIMNIDQEKCWFCLSSSDVEKHLVISIGDNFYLALAKGPINEFHVLIMSITHISSASLLSDDDWKELSKFKNTLRDFFQSYGQVVCFTERHYKSSHLQINALGIDEGYAWKIKHAFEDKAEEFNLQLETLPALTSSQMLPQQGPYFVAELPDKSTLITRQMKHFPLHFARDVFCSENLLNCDEKVDWKDCKLNKDEEIEMVKNFRKKFQKYDFTL; from the exons atggATTCAAAAATTAGAat ACTTATAGTTGGCGATGTACGTGGCCGATTTCGACAGCTTTTCCAACGCGTggaaagtataaacaaaaaagccGGCCCTTTCGAAATCATATTTTGTGTTGGGGAGTTTTTTGGTACAGTAGAGCAAAATGATGAACTGATTGCTtacaaaaatggaaataaattgg TGCACGTACCTACGTATATTCTTGGGCCCTGCTCAAAAGAAACAGTAAATTTTTACAATGACatagaaaattgtgaaatatgtGTTAATTTGACTTACTTGG GTAAACGAGGATTATATACTCTCACCTCGGGTGTTAAAGTAGCTTACTTAAGTGGGCTGGAGAAGGTTGATGGCTACAATcctattgaaaatgaaaaacatattttctttgacAAAGATGACATATTATCTATTTGTAATTCATGTGTTGTAAGTAAATCGTCTGCCTCCGATTATAAAGGTGTCGACATTCTGCTCACCTCTCAATGGCCATATGGGATACACGAAGATCAT AAAAATGCTTCAAAGATGATCTCATTTTTATGTAAAGAAATCAAACCCCGCTACCATTTTTGTGGCCTCAACAACAAGTATTACGAGCCATCTCCTTTTAG AATACCATCTGACCAGCTAACTCAATTAGAACTTTGCACTCGTTTTATCTCTTTGGCGGAGGTGGGCAATGTTGctaaggaaaaatatatttatgctctAAGCTTAACGCCAGTGGAGAAAATGCGTGTTTTGGAGTTGATACAAAAAACGACGAATGAAACTAAATGCCCGTTCGTTGGTATGAATTTCCCCGTTTTCACAGGAGATGACAGG CAATCAGAATGTAAACAATATTTCTATGACATGAATAAGGGTGGAGATGATATTCGAAAGCGGTCTGGTGGTAGTAGCCAACGTCCTGAGAAACGCGCACGAATTATGAATATAGATCAAG aaaaatgttggTTCTGTTTATCATCATCCGATGTAGAAAAACATTTAGTTATTTCGATTggagataatttttatttagctttAGCTAAAGGACCAATCAACGAATTCCACGTTCTTATTATGTCCATAACTCACATTTCTTCAGCATCGCTCCTATCTGATGACGATTGGAAGGAattgtcaaaattcaaaaatacgcTACGTGACTTCTTTCAATCGTATGGGCAAGTTGTTTGTTTTACTGAACGTCACTACAAGTCGTCGCATTTGCAAATCAATGCGTTAGGTATTGATGAAGGTTATGCGTGGAAGATCAAACATGCGTTCGAa gatAAAGCTGAGGAATTCAATTTACAACTCGAAACTCTACCGGCCCTTACATCATCGCAAATGCTTCCGCAACAAGGACCCTATTTTGTAGCGGAATTGCCGGATAAAAGCACGTTGATTACTCGTCAAATGAAACATTTTCCACTTCATTTTGCACG TGACGTCTTTTGCTCGGAAAACTTACTCAATTGTGACGAAAAAGTAGATTGGAAAGATTGCAAATTAAACAAAGATGAGGAAATTGAAATGGTAAAAAATTTccgtaaaaaatttcaaaagtacgATTTTACCCTTTAA